A region from the Deferrivibrio essentukiensis genome encodes:
- the map gene encoding type I methionyl aminopeptidase: protein MVELKSKAEIERMRKACGIVREVLEKVEKEIKPGITTKSIDILAENIIVSRSARPSFKNYRGYPASICASVNEVVVHGIPSDYVLKDGDIISVDVGAYIDGFHGDAARTFLVGECSEVAKKLVDVTRESFFKGIEFAKHMFRLSDISHAIQKYVEENGFEVIRDYYGHGIGRELHEDPTIPNYGKPNRGIRLRPGMVLAIEPMVVEKRYTVKTLEDGWTVVTEDGGLAAHYENTVAITTNGPEILTL, encoded by the coding sequence ATGGTAGAACTTAAAAGCAAAGCTGAAATTGAAAGAATGAGAAAAGCTTGCGGGATTGTAAGAGAAGTATTGGAAAAAGTAGAAAAAGAGATAAAACCAGGTATAACAACGAAAAGTATTGACATTCTCGCAGAAAATATTATAGTTTCACGTTCTGCGAGGCCTTCGTTTAAAAATTACAGAGGGTATCCAGCTTCAATATGTGCCTCTGTTAATGAAGTGGTTGTACATGGAATACCGTCCGACTATGTATTGAAGGACGGTGATATTATAAGTGTTGATGTTGGTGCTTATATTGATGGTTTTCATGGGGATGCTGCCAGGACATTTTTAGTTGGTGAGTGCAGTGAAGTTGCTAAGAAGTTAGTTGACGTGACTAGGGAGAGTTTTTTCAAAGGAATTGAGTTTGCGAAGCATATGTTTAGACTTTCTGATATTTCCCATGCAATACAAAAATATGTTGAAGAAAACGGATTTGAAGTTATACGGGACTACTATGGTCACGGTATAGGTAGGGAGCTGCATGAAGATCCTACTATACCAAACTATGGAAAACCGAACCGCGGCATTAGGCTTAGGCCTGGTATGGTTTTAGCAATAGAACCTATGGTTGTGGAGAAACGCTATACGGTAAAAACCCTCGAAGACGGCTGGACCGTTGTCACTGAAGATGGTGGTTTGGCAGCACATTATGAGAATACTGTGGCAATCACAACCAATGGACCTGAAATTTTAACATTATAA
- a CDS encoding adenylate kinase, with amino-acid sequence MINMIFLGPPGAGKGTQSANIIRDFNIVQISTGDILRAAVKEGTEFGLMAKKYMDEGKLVPDDVIIGIVKDRLQADDCKNGFILDGFPRTIPQAIALDSMLKDSLNTEITHIISLEVPDEDILERLTGRRTCENCKKGFHIKFAPSAKGDVCDECGGKLIQRDDDKEETIKKRLNVYHEQTSMLKDYYKNSGKLSIIDGTGEPDEIYTKIKGILS; translated from the coding sequence ATGATTAATATGATTTTTCTTGGACCTCCAGGGGCTGGTAAAGGAACTCAGTCAGCAAATATTATAAGAGATTTTAATATTGTACAGATTTCCACTGGGGACATTTTAAGGGCCGCCGTAAAAGAAGGGACAGAATTTGGTTTAATGGCGAAAAAATACATGGATGAAGGTAAACTTGTCCCTGATGATGTCATAATCGGTATTGTAAAGGATAGACTTCAGGCTGATGACTGCAAAAACGGATTTATTCTTGATGGCTTTCCAAGGACAATCCCTCAGGCAATTGCTCTTGACAGTATGCTTAAGGATAGTCTGAATACTGAAATTACTCATATAATAAGCTTAGAAGTGCCTGACGAAGATATTCTTGAAAGACTCACCGGTAGAAGAACATGTGAAAATTGTAAAAAGGGTTTTCATATTAAATTTGCTCCCTCAGCAAAAGGTGATGTTTGTGATGAATGTGGCGGTAAACTCATTCAGCGTGACGATGACAAGGAAGAAACAATAAAAAAGAGGTTGAATGTATATCACGAACAGACTTCTATGTTGAAAGATTACTATAAAAATTCTGGTAAACTTAGTATAATTGATGGTACCGGTGAACCAGATGAAATATATACTAAGATTAAAGGGATTTTATCTTAA
- the secY gene encoding preprotein translocase subunit SecY produces MFKKLEDIFSLPELRKRIVFTVLMLIVYRIGTHVPTPGIDSDALAQFFARQSGNMLGFFDMFTGGALSRLTVFGLGIMPYISASIIMELLSVVVPHLSELKKQGTEGRNKITKYTRYGTVLICAIQALGISIGLESMTSPVGSPIVMFPGWGFRFVTTITLTAGTIFLMWLGEKITEKGLSNGISLIIFTGIVAAMPTAVINTFRVLKTGELQIITVVVVIIIALAVTAGIVYMEIASRRLPIQYVRKGGLGGRQSVGNSYLPLKLNTANVIPIIFAASIMSFPSMLSSFSQSSVLGKIGYYFSPSSVLYYVLYVVLIVFFTYFYTSIIFNPKDIADNIQKSGGVIPGKRPGEATAQFIDYTLSRLTFIGAIYLSAVAILPQLIINNFNVPFYFGGTSLLIVIGVGMDVMNKVESHLITHNYDGFLKKGRIKGRGYV; encoded by the coding sequence ATGTTTAAAAAATTAGAAGATATATTTTCATTACCAGAGCTAAGAAAGAGAATAGTCTTTACAGTTCTTATGTTGATTGTTTACAGAATTGGTACACACGTACCGACACCTGGCATAGATTCCGATGCGCTCGCACAATTTTTTGCGAGACAGTCTGGGAATATGCTTGGATTTTTTGATATGTTTACTGGTGGGGCATTAAGCAGGCTAACTGTTTTTGGGCTTGGTATAATGCCCTATATTTCTGCATCGATTATTATGGAACTTTTAAGTGTAGTAGTTCCTCATCTATCTGAACTAAAAAAACAAGGAACAGAAGGTAGGAATAAGATTACAAAATATACTAGATATGGGACAGTCCTTATATGTGCTATTCAGGCGCTTGGAATCTCTATTGGGCTTGAATCCATGACCTCACCAGTTGGGTCTCCTATAGTCATGTTTCCAGGATGGGGTTTTAGGTTTGTTACAACAATAACTCTAACAGCTGGAACGATTTTTTTAATGTGGTTGGGTGAAAAGATTACCGAGAAAGGGTTAAGCAATGGTATCTCTTTGATAATATTTACTGGTATTGTAGCTGCAATGCCAACAGCTGTAATTAACACCTTTAGGGTTTTGAAGACTGGAGAATTACAAATTATCACTGTTGTTGTTGTTATTATAATTGCACTTGCAGTGACCGCAGGAATAGTTTATATGGAGATTGCTTCACGTAGATTGCCGATTCAATATGTTCGAAAAGGCGGACTGGGCGGAAGACAAAGTGTAGGTAATTCGTACCTGCCTCTAAAATTGAACACTGCTAATGTTATTCCGATTATTTTTGCGGCTTCAATTATGTCTTTTCCAAGTATGCTCTCCTCATTTTCTCAAAGCAGTGTTTTAGGTAAAATAGGCTACTATTTTTCCCCGAGTTCAGTACTTTATTATGTATTGTATGTAGTGCTGATAGTATTTTTTACTTATTTTTACACTTCAATAATTTTTAATCCAAAAGATATAGCTGATAATATTCAAAAAAGTGGTGGGGTCATTCCTGGGAAACGTCCCGGGGAGGCAACTGCTCAGTTTATTGACTATACTTTGTCAAGATTAACATTTATTGGTGCAATTTATCTGTCTGCTGTTGCGATATTACCTCAGCTAATTATTAATAACTTCAATGTTCCATTTTATTTTGGTGGAACAAGCCTTCTTATTGTCATTGGAGTTGGCATGGATGTGATGAATAAGGTAGAGTCACATTTGATAACTCATAATTATGATGGCTTTCTAAAGAAGGGAAGAATTAAGGGTAGGGGTTACGTATGA
- the rplO gene encoding 50S ribosomal protein L15 yields MKIHDLKPAPGSKKNKKRVGRGSGSGLGTTAGKGHKGQKARSGGGVKPGFEGGQMPLARRIPKRGFNNKKFAAVYEIVNLGNIEQKFNNGETVSLETLVERNLIKGNKGGVKVLAEGEFTKKLTFVVDKISESAAAKIKELGGEIK; encoded by the coding sequence ATGAAGATACATGATTTAAAACCTGCTCCAGGCTCGAAGAAAAATAAGAAGAGAGTTGGTCGAGGAAGTGGAAGTGGACTTGGTACTACTGCTGGAAAAGGGCATAAAGGTCAAAAAGCAAGATCTGGCGGTGGAGTCAAGCCGGGATTTGAGGGTGGACAGATGCCTCTTGCTAGAAGAATTCCAAAAAGGGGATTTAATAATAAGAAGTTTGCTGCTGTGTATGAAATAGTCAACCTTGGTAATATAGAACAGAAATTTAATAATGGTGAAACTGTAAGTTTGGAAACACTTGTTGAAAGGAATCTTATCAAAGGGAATAAGGGTGGTGTAAAGGTTCTTGCCGAGGGCGAATTTACCAAAAAACTTACATTTGTGGTTGATAAGATTTCTGAGTCAGCTGCAGCAAAAATTAAAGAACTAGGCGGAGAGATAAAATAA
- the rpsE gene encoding 30S ribosomal protein S5: MSTAENQLVDKVVHIGRVTKVVKGGRIFRFTAIVVVGDYNGRVGIGHGKAREVPDAIRKALEMAKKNIVEVPVSKGTIPHKVIGKFGAAELVMKPAAPGTGIIAGGAARPLFELAGVQNILAKSTRSRNPHNVLYAVMDGFKKIRTVSEIASARGKTIQEVIR; the protein is encoded by the coding sequence TTGAGTACAGCAGAAAATCAATTAGTAGATAAGGTAGTCCATATAGGAAGAGTTACAAAGGTTGTAAAGGGTGGTAGAATTTTCAGATTCACTGCTATAGTTGTTGTAGGTGACTATAACGGAAGAGTTGGAATTGGACATGGTAAAGCAAGAGAAGTGCCCGATGCAATTAGAAAAGCTCTTGAAATGGCTAAGAAGAACATAGTAGAAGTTCCTGTTTCAAAAGGGACAATTCCTCATAAAGTCATTGGTAAATTTGGTGCAGCTGAATTGGTAATGAAGCCTGCCGCACCTGGTACAGGTATTATTGCTGGTGGTGCAGCAAGGCCATTGTTTGAACTTGCTGGTGTTCAAAATATTCTTGCAAAGTCAACAAGAAGTAGAAACCCACATAATGTTCTTTACGCAGTTATGGATGGTTTTAAAAAGATTAGAACAGTAAGTGAAATTGCCTCTGCAAGAGGAAAAACTATTCAAGAAGTTATTAGATAA
- the rplR gene encoding 50S ribosomal protein L18 — MAKIDKNAARKKRHFRIRKKISGTAERPRLNVFKSNKYFYAQVIDDTTGNTIVSASSLEKELKSVCNSHCNIETAKKVGELIAKRAKEKGLASVVFDRGGYIYHGKIKAFADSAREAGLEF, encoded by the coding sequence GTGGCTAAGATAGATAAAAATGCTGCCAGAAAGAAGAGACATTTTAGAATTAGGAAGAAAATTTCTGGTACTGCTGAAAGACCGAGATTGAATGTATTTAAAAGTAATAAATATTTTTATGCCCAGGTAATTGATGATACTACTGGTAATACAATTGTTTCAGCTAGTTCATTAGAAAAAGAATTGAAATCAGTTTGTAATTCTCACTGTAATATTGAAACAGCTAAAAAAGTAGGTGAGCTTATTGCAAAAAGGGCTAAAGAAAAAGGATTAGCTTCTGTAGTGTTTGACAGAGGCGGTTATATTTACCATGGGAAAATAAAGGCTTTTGCTGATTCGGCCAGAGAAGCCGGATTAGAATTTTAA
- the rplF gene encoding 50S ribosomal protein L6, whose product MSRIGKVPVNIPAGVEVKVDDEKIIVKGPKGELQQKLHNKISVAVDGNQVVVSKKDESQLARSLYGLYRTLIYNMVEGVLKGYEKKLEIVGVGYRAALKGKDLDLSLGFSHPVIVSPPEGIEFAVEGQQKIVVRGIDKQLVGQVAADIRKIRKPEPYKGKGVRYEGERIVRKAGKTGKK is encoded by the coding sequence ATGTCAAGAATAGGAAAAGTTCCAGTTAATATACCGGCTGGTGTAGAAGTTAAGGTAGATGACGAAAAGATTATAGTGAAGGGACCAAAGGGTGAACTTCAGCAAAAACTACATAATAAAATATCTGTAGCTGTTGATGGTAATCAAGTAGTTGTAAGCAAAAAAGATGAATCTCAGCTTGCAAGGTCACTTTATGGACTTTACAGAACTTTAATATATAACATGGTAGAAGGCGTTTTAAAAGGTTATGAGAAAAAGTTGGAAATAGTTGGTGTAGGTTACAGGGCTGCCTTAAAGGGTAAAGATTTAGATCTCTCTCTTGGATTTTCTCATCCAGTTATTGTTTCCCCACCTGAAGGTATCGAGTTTGCAGTAGAGGGCCAGCAGAAGATTGTTGTCAGAGGGATTGACAAACAATTGGTAGGTCAGGTTGCTGCTGATATTAGGAAGATAAGAAAGCCTGAGCCATACAAGGGCAAAGGTGTTCGTTATGAAGGGGAAAGAATAGTAAGAAAAGCCGGTAAGACCGGTAAAAAGTAA
- the rpsH gene encoding 30S ribosomal protein S8: MVMTDPIADMLSRIRNAVQVNFQEVLIPYSKMKEGIASILKDQGYIKNYRVVEDGTKKNIVIYLKYTDTGESVIRGLKKISKPGRRVYTKSKNLDTVLGGLGTGIVSTSKGLLTVKQCQIEKVGGEYICQVW; the protein is encoded by the coding sequence ATGGTAATGACTGATCCTATCGCAGATATGCTCAGCAGAATCAGGAATGCTGTGCAGGTTAATTTTCAGGAAGTATTAATCCCATATTCAAAAATGAAAGAAGGGATTGCTTCAATTTTGAAAGACCAAGGTTATATCAAGAATTACAGAGTTGTTGAAGACGGTACAAAAAAGAATATCGTTATTTATTTGAAGTATACTGATACAGGTGAATCTGTAATTAGAGGACTTAAAAAAATCAGTAAACCTGGTAGAAGAGTGTATACTAAGTCAAAAAATCTTGACACAGTTTTGGGTGGACTTGGAACTGGAATAGTTTCTACATCTAAGGGTCTTTTAACTGTTAAGCAATGCCAAATCGAAAAGGTCGGCGGCGAATATATTTGTCAAGTATGGTAA
- a CDS encoding type Z 30S ribosomal protein S14 — protein sequence MATTAKNNHALKEKKFKVREYNRCPICGRPRSFIRRFNMCRLCFRKLAHEGMIPGLRKSSW from the coding sequence GTGGCTACTACTGCAAAGAATAATCACGCTTTGAAAGAAAAGAAATTTAAGGTTAGAGAATATAATAGGTGCCCAATCTGCGGAAGGCCAAGATCTTTTATAAGAAGATTTAATATGTGCAGATTGTGCTTTAGAAAATTAGCCCATGAAGGAATGATTCCAGGGCTTAGAAAATCCAGCTGGTAA
- the rplE gene encoding 50S ribosomal protein L5 — translation MSVLNEKYKKEVVPYLMEKFKYKNIMEVPKIEKVVLNMGVGEATSNSKVLEFALRDMELIAGQKPVVTKAKKSIAGFKLREGMPIGCKVTLRKERCYEFLNRLFNIALARVRDFAGVNPNSFDGRGNYAFGIKEQIVFPEIDYDKIDKIRGFDVIITTTAKTDEEARELLKALGMPFANN, via the coding sequence ATGTCAGTATTGAATGAAAAATATAAAAAAGAGGTTGTTCCTTACTTAATGGAAAAATTCAAGTATAAGAACATAATGGAAGTACCTAAAATTGAGAAAGTTGTTCTTAATATGGGAGTTGGTGAAGCTACAAGTAACTCCAAAGTTCTTGAATTTGCATTGAGGGATATGGAACTTATTGCCGGGCAAAAACCGGTAGTGACCAAAGCAAAAAAGTCCATAGCTGGTTTTAAGCTTAGAGAAGGTATGCCTATAGGCTGCAAAGTTACCCTTAGGAAAGAAAGATGCTATGAATTTTTAAACAGATTGTTTAATATTGCACTTGCTAGGGTAAGAGACTTTGCCGGAGTTAACCCAAACTCTTTTGACGGCAGAGGTAATTATGCTTTTGGCATTAAAGAGCAGATTGTTTTCCCTGAAATCGATTATGATAAGATTGATAAGATTAGAGGCTTTGATGTTATCATTACGACTACAGCTAAGACTGATGAGGAAGCAAGAGAGCTATTAAAGGCTTTAGGAATGCCTTTTGCTAACAATTAG
- the rplX gene encoding 50S ribosomal protein L24 — MLRKYKLKKDDPIIVISGKEKGKTSKVLKIDRTKDKVFAEGLNIVKRHVKPNQLNPEGGIVEKEMPIHISNVMYYCKKCDKGVRLGYKVLESGNKQRFCKSCGEIIDKD; from the coding sequence ATGCTTAGAAAATATAAGCTTAAAAAAGATGACCCAATTATTGTTATTAGTGGGAAAGAGAAAGGCAAGACATCCAAGGTTCTTAAAATTGATAGAACAAAGGATAAAGTTTTTGCTGAAGGTTTAAATATAGTGAAAAGGCATGTTAAACCTAATCAACTTAATCCTGAAGGCGGAATAGTTGAGAAAGAGATGCCAATACATATTTCAAACGTAATGTACTATTGTAAAAAGTGTGACAAAGGTGTAAGGCTTGGTTACAAGGTCTTGGAATCAGGTAACAAACAAAGATTCTGCAAGTCATGCGGAGAAATAATTGATAAAGATTAA
- the rplN gene encoding 50S ribosomal protein L14, with protein MIQIQSRLKVADNSGAKEIMCIKVLGGSKKKYGSIGDVIVASVKSAIPDSNIKKGAVVKAVIVRTKKEKRRADGTYIKFDDNAAVILNKNLEPVGTRVFGPVARDLRAKGFLKIVSMAPEVL; from the coding sequence ATGATTCAGATTCAAAGTAGATTGAAAGTTGCGGATAACTCCGGTGCAAAAGAGATTATGTGTATAAAAGTGCTGGGTGGCTCTAAGAAAAAGTATGGCTCAATTGGTGATGTGATCGTTGCCAGTGTTAAGTCAGCTATCCCTGACAGTAATATTAAGAAAGGTGCTGTAGTAAAAGCTGTGATTGTGAGAACTAAAAAAGAAAAGCGTCGTGCTGATGGAACTTATATAAAGTTTGATGATAACGCTGCTGTAATTTTAAATAAAAACCTTGAACCTGTTGGAACAAGGGTGTTTGGACCAGTAGCCAGAGATCTTAGAGCGAAAGGCTTTTTGAAAATAGTCTCCATGGCACCCGAAGTTCTTTAG
- the rpsQ gene encoding 30S ribosomal protein S17, with product MERNYRKVRRGVVVSNKMDKTVVVKVETLKLHKKYHKFIKRSKKFMAHDEANELRPGDVVEIMETRPLSKHKRWRVVKLIERPVGDAGN from the coding sequence ATGGAAAGAAACTATCGCAAAGTTAGGCGCGGTGTTGTTGTTAGCAACAAAATGGACAAAACTGTTGTTGTTAAAGTTGAAACGCTTAAATTACATAAAAAGTATCACAAATTTATCAAGCGCAGTAAAAAATTTATGGCTCATGATGAGGCAAATGAGCTGAGGCCGGGAGATGTGGTTGAGATTATGGAAACTAGGCCTCTTAGTAAGCATAAGCGCTGGAGAGTGGTTAAATTAATTGAGCGTCCAGTTGGCGATGCTGGAAATTAA
- the rpmC gene encoding 50S ribosomal protein L29, producing MKAAELRNMSVEELNAKHGELKENLFRLKFKMTTGDLEDVSQINKTKKDIARILTIINEKRAEG from the coding sequence ATGAAAGCTGCAGAACTTAGAAATATGTCGGTTGAAGAACTTAATGCCAAACACGGCGAGCTAAAAGAAAACCTTTTCAGGCTAAAGTTCAAGATGACAACAGGTGATTTGGAAGACGTTTCACAAATTAATAAGACTAAGAAGGATATAGCAAGGATCCTCACAATAATTAATGAAAAACGTGCAGAGGGATAA
- the rplP gene encoding 50S ribosomal protein L16: MLMPSRMKYRKQFKGRIKGKATKGNTLAFGEYGIVALEHGKITSRQIEAARIAINRYLKRGGKVYIRIFPHKPITAKPAETRQGKGKGAVEFYVAPVKMGTILYEVKGVSEELAREAIRLAIHKLPIKCKFVKKEDTLVEEQ; the protein is encoded by the coding sequence ATGTTAATGCCATCTAGAATGAAATATAGAAAGCAGTTCAAGGGCAGAATTAAAGGGAAGGCCACCAAAGGGAATACTCTTGCTTTTGGTGAATACGGAATTGTTGCTCTTGAGCATGGCAAGATAACAAGTAGGCAGATAGAAGCAGCCAGGATTGCTATTAACAGATACCTTAAAAGGGGCGGTAAGGTATATATCAGGATTTTCCCTCATAAGCCTATTACTGCAAAACCTGCTGAAACTCGTCAGGGTAAAGGTAAGGGTGCTGTTGAGTTTTATGTAGCTCCTGTAAAAATGGGAACAATTCTTTACGAAGTGAAGGGTGTAAGTGAGGAATTGGCAAGGGAAGCTATCAGGCTTGCAATCCACAAACTGCCTATTAAGTGTAAGTTTGTAAAAAAAGAAGACACCTTGGTTGAGGAGCAATAG
- the rpsC gene encoding 30S ribosomal protein S3: MGQKVHPTGVRLGINKYWKSVWFANKKEYAANLMEDLKIRKYLKDKLKLAGISEINIERMGSKIKITLNTSRPGIVIGKKGAEIEKLKGELKKLTKADVHLGIKEVKKPEIDAQLIAENIALQLERRVAFRRAMKKAVLQAIKSGAQGIKIAVAGRLAGADMARTEWYIKGRVPLQTLRADIDYGFAEALTTYGLTGIKVWVFKGEIIEDKNKNLEVE; the protein is encoded by the coding sequence GTGGGTCAGAAAGTACATCCTACCGGGGTAAGGTTAGGAATAAATAAATATTGGAAATCAGTTTGGTTTGCGAATAAGAAAGAGTATGCTGCTAACTTGATGGAAGACCTCAAAATCAGAAAATATTTGAAAGATAAACTAAAATTGGCTGGTATATCTGAAATTAATATTGAGAGAATGGGGTCCAAAATTAAAATTACTTTGAATACAAGCAGACCAGGGATAGTGATTGGTAAGAAAGGTGCAGAGATTGAAAAGTTGAAAGGTGAGCTTAAAAAGCTTACTAAAGCAGATGTGCACCTTGGTATTAAAGAGGTTAAGAAACCTGAAATAGATGCTCAGTTAATTGCAGAAAATATAGCATTGCAGCTTGAGAGAAGGGTGGCTTTCAGAAGAGCTATGAAAAAAGCTGTTTTACAAGCTATCAAATCAGGTGCACAGGGGATTAAGATAGCTGTTGCGGGAAGATTGGCTGGTGCTGATATGGCAAGGACTGAGTGGTATATTAAAGGTAGAGTACCTCTTCAGACTCTTAGAGCTGACATAGATTACGGCTTTGCTGAAGCCCTTACTACCTATGGCTTGACAGGTATAAAAGTATGGGTATTTAAAGGCGAGATTATCGAAGATAAGAATAAAAATTTAGAGGTAGAATAA
- the rplV gene encoding 50S ribosomal protein L22, which produces MIATAIGKYMRVSPRKARPVADLVRGKNVEEAMNILKFSPKKASKMIAAVIKSAIANAEENQNYRDISKLKVSEIKIDNGPFLKRYTPRAYGRATPIKKRTSHITVVLAE; this is translated from the coding sequence ATGATTGCTACAGCAATAGGAAAATATATGAGAGTTTCTCCGCGAAAAGCTAGGCCTGTTGCTGATTTAGTCAGAGGCAAAAATGTTGAAGAAGCCATGAATATTTTGAAGTTTTCTCCAAAAAAGGCTTCTAAGATGATTGCAGCTGTAATTAAGTCAGCCATAGCAAATGCGGAAGAAAACCAAAACTACAGAGACATAAGCAAGCTTAAGGTATCTGAAATTAAGATTGATAATGGACCTTTCTTGAAAAGATACACGCCTCGTGCATATGGGAGAGCTACCCCAATTAAAAAAAGAACCAGCCATATTACTGTGGTTTTAGCTGAATAG
- the rpsS gene encoding 30S ribosomal protein S19 — MPRSLKKGPFIDDHLQKKVDKAVETGDKKVIKTWSRRSTVTPQMVGLTFAVHNGHKFIPVYVTENMVGHKLGEFALTRTFKGHKKDDKKVKGR, encoded by the coding sequence GTGCCTAGATCGCTAAAAAAAGGACCTTTTATAGATGACCATCTGCAAAAGAAGGTTGATAAAGCAGTTGAAACAGGTGATAAAAAGGTTATAAAAACTTGGTCACGTAGAAGTACTGTAACACCTCAAATGGTAGGACTTACTTTTGCAGTGCATAACGGACATAAATTTATACCGGTTTATGTAACAGAAAATATGGTTGGACATAAACTTGGGGAATTTGCCCTTACCAGAACATTTAAAGGGCATAAAAAAGACGATAAGAAAGTAAAAGGTAGGTAG
- the rplB gene encoding 50S ribosomal protein L2 yields the protein MGIKSYKPTSAGVRFRTGDDYKDVTTDKPFKPLTTSLKKKSGRNNYGRITVRHQGGGHKKLYRIIDFKRDKENIPAKVRTIEYDPNRSARIALLAYADGEYRYIIAPIGLKVGDTVLAGSEADIKPGNSLQLKDIPVGTIVHNVEMRPGKGGQLARSAGTYSQLLSKEGTYCHLRLPSGEIRLVLAECKATIGQVSNPEHENIKIGKAGRARWLGIRPTVRGVAMNPIDHPHGGGEGRTSGGRHPVSPWGMPTKGYKTRKKNKPSNKYIVTKRK from the coding sequence ATGGGTATAAAGAGCTATAAACCAACTTCAGCTGGTGTTAGGTTTAGAACAGGTGACGACTATAAAGATGTTACCACAGATAAACCTTTTAAACCGCTAACTACCAGCCTAAAGAAGAAGAGCGGTAGAAATAATTATGGTAGAATTACTGTCAGACACCAAGGTGGCGGGCATAAAAAACTCTACAGGATTATAGATTTTAAAAGGGATAAAGAAAATATCCCAGCTAAAGTCAGAACAATAGAATATGATCCAAACAGAAGTGCAAGAATTGCTCTTTTGGCTTATGCAGATGGCGAGTATAGATACATTATCGCACCTATCGGACTAAAAGTCGGCGATACTGTATTGGCAGGTTCTGAAGCTGATATTAAACCTGGCAACTCATTGCAATTAAAAGATATCCCTGTTGGTACTATTGTTCACAATGTTGAAATGAGACCTGGAAAAGGTGGACAATTGGCGAGATCAGCAGGAACTTACTCTCAGCTTCTTTCAAAAGAAGGGACTTATTGCCACTTAAGGCTACCATCTGGAGAAATCAGACTTGTACTTGCTGAGTGCAAAGCTACTATTGGACAGGTAAGTAATCCTGAGCATGAAAATATCAAAATAGGTAAGGCAGGTCGGGCACGCTGGTTAGGTATTAGACCTACTGTAAGAGGGGTTGCAATGAACCCAATTGATCACCCACATGGTGGTGGTGAAGGTAGGACAAGTGGTGGTAGACATCCTGTTTCTCCATGGGGTATGCCAACCAAAGGTTACAAAACCAGAAAGAAGAATAAGCCTTCTAATAAATATATCGTTACAAAGCGTAAGTAA
- the rplW gene encoding 50S ribosomal protein L23 produces MTIYDVIKKPLITEKAIDLKEKLNHVVFAVDKRANKHLIKTAVEKLFDVKVKEVRTMNFKGKTKRFGLVVGKRNDWKKAIVVLENDQKLEFV; encoded by the coding sequence ATAACTATTTATGATGTTATAAAAAAACCACTAATAACTGAAAAAGCTATCGATCTTAAGGAAAAGCTTAATCATGTTGTGTTTGCAGTTGATAAAAGAGCTAATAAGCATCTTATTAAAACTGCTGTAGAAAAACTTTTTGATGTTAAAGTGAAAGAAGTAAGAACTATGAACTTTAAAGGTAAAACAAAAAGATTTGGTTTGGTAGTTGGAAAACGTAACGACTGGAAAAAAGCTATAGTCGTTCTTGAAAATGACCAGAAACTTGAGTTTGTTTAG